Below is a window of Desulfarculaceae bacterium DNA.
TAAGGTAGATGGTGGTGCTACGTGGTTATTCCGTGCCGCATGATACTGAGCGAAGAAGCTTGGAGGCCGGCGGGACCGGCCTCCAAGCTTGGATCATGGATTATTTGATCACGCCGATTTCTTTAAAGTATTTAATGACTCCGGGGTGCACGTTTTTAAGGTCAAAGCCCTCCAAGGCGGTTTCCTTGGTCAGGTAACGCACCACCGGGTGAGCCTTGTGCACCTCGTCCAGGTTTTCCATGACCGCCTTGGTCATGCCGTAAACCGTTTCCACCGGCAGGTCCTTGTTGACCATGGTGATGGTGTACACGGCCAGGGTATCAACCGGTTTGTCCTGCTGCTTGTAGGTATTGGCCGGAATCTGGTCGTAGGTGAAGCCGGGATTCTTGGCCATGATCTCTTCGGCGTGCTTCTTGTCGATCTGCAGGAAGCGGATTTCGTGGGTGGCCATGAGGTCCATGAGCATGGCCGAGGGCGCGGCGCTCAAAATCATGCAGGCGGCAACGTGGTTGTCGCGCATGAGCATGGCCATGTCGGAATAGCCCACGAAATTGACCTTGCCGCCATCGTCCTTGATTTTGTCGTAGTTCAAGCCATAGGCGGCCAGCACGGCTCTGGTGAGCAACTCGCCCCCCCAGTTTCTGACGCCGGGAGCGATGCTTTTACCGTCGAGGCCGGCGAAGGATTTAATCGAGGAGGAGGCTTTGGTGAAAGCCTGATAATGGCTCTTGTACAGAGTGAGGAAGCCGGCAACTTTCGTCAATTTGCCTCTGAAGGGCTTCATGCCTCGAAGGGCCTGCTCAAAGCTGCTTGAGAAGGTATAGCCAATCTGGGCTTGGTTGCTGTTCACATCACGCAGGTTGCCCGTGGCGCCACCTTCCACCACGGTGACGTCCAGGTTGGGGTTTCCCTTCATGATCACTTCGGCGATCCTGGCGCCGGTGGGATACCAGCCACCGGTGGAGGGCCCGGTGGCGAACATCATCCTGGTTTTCGCGAGGGCGGGCGGGGCAATACTCAGGCCCATCGCAACCAGGCCCACCAATACCAACAGACACATCGATTTTCGCAGCTTCATTGCTTAGCTCACTCCTTAATGCAAGGTTTAGTTGTCCACACGTTTTTTATGACTGCCTAGTATGCAATTCATGCATTTCTTTATGTAAATTAGACAGTTAACCTATCCCAGAACGACAAATGGTTCGCCGCCGACACGGCACGCCGGGCAACCCGCTCCAAATGCGGCATGGCACGCGTTGGGGTTTTAGCCCTCTGCAACGCGCTTGCCCGTTGCTAAGTCTTGGAGGATAGATTCCAGCCAAACTTTTACCGCAAACTAAGCAAATTCGGTGCCAAGATTAACGTATGGAAATGACTGGACAAAATAAGCGGGCGGGGAAGCGAGCGTTACACATACGCAACACAGGGCAAACAAATTTGTAACATAGCGGATAAATTGCAAAAATACAGGGACGATATGTATGTGGTCAAATAGTGTAACGCAGTTACCGTTCTGTAACGATCATATTAAATTGAGAGATTTTACGGCTTATGGTCGCATGGCTGACCCCCAGATGCTTGGCGGCCCTGCGCTGGCTGCCATAGACCTTTAGGGCCCTTTTGATAAGCTGCATTTCAACATTTTTCACAGCCTGAGCCAGGTTCAAGTTGTCCTCAAGCGGCCCGGAATCCGTGGGGATGAACTCAGAGTCGCGGATGGCCTCGGGCAAATGATGCAGCTCGATCACGGGGTCCGGATTCAGAACCACCAACTGCTCCACCAGATTGGCCAGCTCACGTATATTGCCGGGGAAACTGTAGTGCCGCAGGCGTTCCAGCACAGCCGGGGCCATGGTTTTGGGGGTGGCGTTTTGTTTTTCCAGACGGCGCAAGAAAAAGGTGACCAGCGGAGGGACGTCGTCCGCCCTTTCCCGCAGGGGAGGAATTGAAAGAGGCACCACGCTCAGGCGGAAAAAAAGGTCTTTACGGAAGGATCCCTCGGCCACCATTTCCTGGAGGTTGCGGTGGGTGGCGGCCAGTACGCGCACGTCCACGATGAGGGGCTTGGTGGAGCCCACCCGCACCACCTCTTTATCATCCAAAAAACGCAGCAGTTTGGCCTGGACATTCAGGGGCAGCTCCCCCACTTCGTCCAGAAACAGGGTCCCACCCCGTGCTATTTCAAAGTAGCCGGGCTTACCCGCATCCAAGGCCCCGGTGAAAGCGCCCCCCTCATAACCAAAGAGCTCGGCCTCGATTAGCGAGGGGGGGATGGCGCCGCAATCCACCCGGACCATGGGCTCCTTGCGCCGCGCGGACGCCTCATGGATCACCTTGGCTACCAACCCCTTGCCCACCCCGGATTCGCCCTGGATTAGCACGCTGGATTCAGTGCGGGCTACCCGCATGGCTGTTTCCAGGACCCGCCGCATGGGGGCGCTGCGCACCACCAGCTGAGAATCCAACTCCCGGGTGATCTGCGAGCGGACCAGTTCGTAGCGGTAGTGTTGGGTGTAGGCCCGGCTTTCCTCCAACTCATCCTGAAGCTTTTTGATCGCGGTCAGATCCCGGTCGTTTATCACCACTAACCGCAGCTCGCCTTTTTCATTGAAAACCGGATTACCGGTGACCAGACATTGCCCCCCGTCGCGCATGTTCTGGGTGAAGGTGATGGACGAATGGTTTTTTAGCACCTCCAAGGTGGCGGAGCGGTCAAAATACCCCTCATCCACCAGCCGTTGCACATCGCAGCCCACCAGGGACTCGGCCGGCAGGCCAAGCCGTTTGGCCGAGGCGGCGTTGACCTTGACCACTATGCCGTTGGCATCGGTGATCCACAGGCCATCGTGCGAGGACTCGATGATCACGTCGAGCTGTTCGGAGAGCTCTTTGTAGGCAGTCAGTTCCCGGGCCATATTTTCATATTCCGACATGTCCCGGAACACACTGACAACGCTTGCCACCTCCCCGTCTTGGCAAACAGGCGATCTACTGACAATGAAGGTGTTCTCGCCAAACAACACCTTTTGATTCAAAAGGGCCCGGCCGGAATTAATTATCTGGCGGGTGCCTTTCCAGGCCTCGGGATCGATGTCGGCAATTTGGCGGCCGATCAAATCCTCTTCCAGCATCCCCGTGACCTTCCGTGCCGCCTGGTTGTAATACAATATCTTGCCGTCACGGTTAACCACCGTTATGCCTTCGGGCACTGCTTCCAATATTTGTAGTAATGAATTTTGAATCATTTACCGGTTCAGACTTGATCCGACCCGGAAAGACAGGGGGCCAACCAGGTGGCCTAAAGCCGTTTGTCCTATCGCCAGCCCGAAGACGTTCGCAGAGCGTAATAACCTAATTATAATGGGCGTATTCATTGAAAACGCGCTAAGCATCTTAATATCCTCGTTATAGTAAACATACCCTCTTATTTAAACCTCGTCGATCAACCAAGCATTTTTATTAAATATCCATGTTTTACTTGGCGATATCAGGCTGTTTCCTATTCACCTGTCATCTTGGGATGATTTGACGGCAACCCGACCTGATCAATCCTGGGAGGGTAGATCCCCCGACCGCCAAGGCCCTTCCATCCTCCCGGCTGTGGGGTACACGTGGGGTACGACCCGCCCCATAACAAAGCCCGCCCCCTTTCGGGAGCGGGCCTTATCGATGCTACTCGCGTAACATGCTGAAATCATTGTGGCGGAAGTGCATGGGAATCGAACCCACCTACCGCCTTACTCAGACGGTACACCGGTGTCGGAAGAGTTATGAGAGGACTTGCAAGAGCAAATCCTTGGTGGGCGGCCCAAGTTCAACTTTTAGCCGACAATTTTCACCGAAGCCTTTGTCAGGCTTTTAATGGAAACCCCGCACCATTAATACAATTTGGTCGTCTGCCATGGGTCCGCTGGTGCTCCTGAATCCAATTTCGGGCACATCTGGCCGCACCCGCCAAAGGGCGAGTTCCTCAGCCCCATGCCGTGGACTAGGCCCAACGAGGCCGGGACCCAGGGCCGCTCTCAGTCAATCGGGGCGAACAGCAGCTTATGCTGGCCCAGGGGCAAACTATGCAAACGAGCCCGCAGGGTCTTTTGCTCGCCGTAGATGCTCACCAGATGCCACTGGTCCTCGCCCTCGGGCTTAACCAAGTCCACGGCTGGCATGATCATGTCCTCTTGGCCGTTGCTCACCATGTAAGCGTCCGCTTCACACATTGGCCTGCACCTCCTGTAATTTATCCATCAATGCCTCAACGTGGTGGGGCAGCGGCTGCTTTTGCACTCCCACCACCTCCACGTTCTCCTGGGTCAGAGGCAGCAGCAGCTTGCGGGCGAACGAACCGGCCACCGCCGCGGCCGTGGCTGGGGTGACCTCTCCCATGAAGGAGCGGGCCAGCACGATGCTGATAGGCCCCAGGATCACCTGGGCCCTGGCCACGCCGCGAATGACCGCCTGCTCGCCAGTGGCGCCCTTGTTGGCTCCCGCCCGCATCATCTGGGCAGTGGCCACGGCATTGGTGCCCAGGGCCCAAACTTCGATGTCAGGGCCCAAGCGCCGGCGCATGACCTGGATGATCGCGCTGCCGATTCCGCCACCTTGTCCGTCCACCACCG
It encodes the following:
- a CDS encoding CooT family nickel-binding protein; the protein is MCEADAYMVSNGQEDMIMPAVDLVKPEGEDQWHLVSIYGEQKTLRARLHSLPLGQHKLLFAPID
- a CDS encoding TAXI family TRAP transporter solute-binding subunit, which encodes MKLRKSMCLLVLVGLVAMGLSIAPPALAKTRMMFATGPSTGGWYPTGARIAEVIMKGNPNLDVTVVEGGATGNLRDVNSNQAQIGYTFSSSFEQALRGMKPFRGKLTKVAGFLTLYKSHYQAFTKASSSIKSFAGLDGKSIAPGVRNWGGELLTRAVLAAYGLNYDKIKDDGGKVNFVGYSDMAMLMRDNHVAACMILSAAPSAMLMDLMATHEIRFLQIDKKHAEEIMAKNPGFTYDQIPANTYKQQDKPVDTLAVYTITMVNKDLPVETVYGMTKAVMENLDEVHKAHPVVRYLTKETALEGFDLKNVHPGVIKYFKEIGVIK
- a CDS encoding sigma 54-interacting transcriptional regulator translates to MPEGITVVNRDGKILYYNQAARKVTGMLEEDLIGRQIADIDPEAWKGTRQIINSGRALLNQKVLFGENTFIVSRSPVCQDGEVASVVSVFRDMSEYENMARELTAYKELSEQLDVIIESSHDGLWITDANGIVVKVNAASAKRLGLPAESLVGCDVQRLVDEGYFDRSATLEVLKNHSSITFTQNMRDGGQCLVTGNPVFNEKGELRLVVINDRDLTAIKKLQDELEESRAYTQHYRYELVRSQITRELDSQLVVRSAPMRRVLETAMRVARTESSVLIQGESGVGKGLVAKVIHEASARRKEPMVRVDCGAIPPSLIEAELFGYEGGAFTGALDAGKPGYFEIARGGTLFLDEVGELPLNVQAKLLRFLDDKEVVRVGSTKPLIVDVRVLAATHRNLQEMVAEGSFRKDLFFRLSVVPLSIPPLRERADDVPPLVTFFLRRLEKQNATPKTMAPAVLERLRHYSFPGNIRELANLVEQLVVLNPDPVIELHHLPEAIRDSEFIPTDSGPLEDNLNLAQAVKNVEMQLIKRALKVYGSQRRAAKHLGVSHATISRKISQFNMIVTER
- a CDS encoding DUF3842 family protein: MVVAVVDGQGGGIGSAIIQVMRRRLGPDIEVWALGTNAVATAQMMRAGANKGATGEQAVIRGVARAQVILGPISIVLARSFMGEVTPATAAAVAGSFARKLLLPLTQENVEVVGVQKQPLPHHVEALMDKLQEVQANV